In a single window of the Niabella ginsenosidivorans genome:
- a CDS encoding sucrase ferredoxin, which yields MSKTKTQNVFFCSAASRYFKEDIHGSAANYNGFILLEHSDPFPEKISQAHFDQQFIAALEELAKRKRAKLLLIRNKKTNFRIVKLIYVDCLQQRYFTLYSVPEDLAAIRLEYYIDNPESIWETTPFFVVCTNGKKDKCCSKFGFPVFKFIENHDRQMPVFESTHVGGDRFAANAVCMPFGLYYGRVMVEDVDPILAATDQGAIYYSNYRGLSIRSFLHQSVECFLREHLDHFAIRFPLVVGEQEEEGDLIKLIAAVEGRRFQVIVRKKTIAYPYYLTCKSTKPGNITKYLLEELKELPETV from the coding sequence TTGAGCAAAACAAAAACACAAAACGTATTCTTTTGCAGCGCTGCATCCCGGTACTTCAAAGAAGATATTCATGGGTCCGCGGCTAATTACAATGGCTTTATTTTATTAGAGCACAGCGATCCGTTTCCGGAAAAGATCAGCCAGGCACATTTTGATCAGCAATTTATAGCCGCCCTGGAAGAGCTGGCAAAGCGCAAAAGAGCAAAGCTTTTACTGATCCGGAATAAAAAAACGAATTTCAGGATCGTTAAACTGATTTATGTAGATTGTTTACAGCAACGGTATTTTACACTGTATTCTGTTCCGGAAGACCTGGCTGCAATACGGCTGGAATATTATATTGACAACCCCGAATCCATCTGGGAGACCACTCCCTTTTTTGTAGTATGCACCAATGGTAAAAAAGATAAATGCTGCTCTAAATTCGGGTTCCCGGTCTTTAAATTTATCGAAAATCATGACCGGCAAATGCCCGTATTTGAAAGCACGCATGTGGGGGGCGACCGGTTTGCTGCCAATGCCGTCTGTATGCCGTTTGGCCTGTATTACGGACGTGTGATGGTTGAAGATGTGGACCCGATCCTGGCTGCGACAGATCAGGGAGCTATCTATTATTCCAATTACCGGGGGCTTTCGATCAGATCTTTCCTGCACCAGTCTGTGGAATGTTTCCTGCGGGAGCACCTGGATCATTTTGCCATCCGCTTCCCATTGGTGGTTGGGGAACAGGAGGAAGAGGGAGATCTGATAAAACTGATCGCTGCTGTTGAGGGCAGGAGGTTCCAGGTGATTGTCCGGAAAAAAACAATTGCCTATCCCTACTACCTTACCTGCAAATCAACCAAACCCGGTAACATAACCAAGTACCTGCTGGAAGAGCTGAAGGAACTGCCGGAAACGGTTTAG
- a CDS encoding cupin domain-containing protein — protein sequence MMNSFFCKIVTPYTVEDFFNAYHEKDILHVQRNDKEHYSDILTSLEISDFLDRQDVFYPSLRIVKNGKEIPSGEYTLKGVPIGHHKRDGIINTEKAFALFNDGGTFVIQAGQRYFDHLSACCMELSRKFNAPVQANLYITPNRSQGFNPHWDTHDVFVLQISGTKTWHLYGFEKELPTKNQGFISKGYSKEPIQTIRLSPGDFLYVPRGYVHDAVADDGISSHITIGILSFTWIRYFAELFTQLENEKAFREAVPFWRDDLPDKIKEKTALLKGTIDKLNVEDGIRKLTVQYEKLQPQLLNRYFESLLNLDDLSSSSVISLNSTVFFERGGQEGNCFIKCFGKTIQFPQTLKPLIDFIFDTQSFTLRDLPGAADEDVKKAAIAKLIREGVVYIEADSSSN from the coding sequence ATGATGAATTCTTTTTTTTGCAAAATAGTAACTCCATATACTGTTGAAGACTTTTTTAATGCCTATCATGAAAAAGATATCCTGCATGTGCAGCGGAATGATAAAGAGCACTACAGCGATATTCTTACCTCTTTGGAAATATCTGATTTCCTGGACCGGCAGGATGTATTCTATCCCTCGTTGCGCATCGTAAAGAATGGTAAGGAAATTCCCTCTGGGGAATATACCCTCAAGGGCGTGCCTATTGGCCATCATAAAAGAGACGGGATCATAAATACGGAAAAAGCATTTGCCCTGTTCAATGATGGGGGCACATTTGTGATTCAGGCCGGCCAGCGTTATTTTGATCATTTGTCAGCCTGCTGTATGGAGTTGTCCCGGAAATTTAATGCGCCGGTCCAGGCAAATTTATATATTACGCCCAACCGTTCGCAGGGGTTTAATCCGCATTGGGATACGCACGATGTATTTGTGCTGCAGATTTCGGGAACAAAAACCTGGCATCTGTACGGGTTTGAGAAAGAGCTGCCCACCAAGAACCAGGGTTTTATAAGTAAAGGATATTCTAAAGAGCCCATCCAGACGATCCGGCTAAGCCCCGGAGACTTCTTATATGTGCCCCGCGGGTATGTGCATGATGCGGTGGCCGATGATGGTATTTCATCCCATATCACTATCGGCATCCTGTCCTTTACATGGATAAGGTATTTTGCCGAGTTATTTACACAGCTGGAAAATGAAAAAGCCTTCAGGGAAGCGGTCCCCTTCTGGCGGGATGATCTGCCGGATAAAATAAAAGAAAAAACGGCCTTGCTAAAGGGCACTATTGATAAACTGAATGTTGAAGATGGGATCAGAAAGCTCACTGTGCAATATGAGAAATTGCAGCCCCAGTTGCTGAACCGTTATTTTGAAAGCCTGCTGAACCTGGATGACCTCAGCAGCAGTTCGGTGATCAGCCTGAACAGTACCGTTTTTTTTGAACGGGGCGGGCAGGAAGGAAATTGCTTTATAAAGTGTTTTGGTAAAACCATCCAGTTCCCGCAGACACTGAAACCGCTGATCGATTTTATATTTGATACCCAATCCTTTACTTTGCGGGACTTGCCGGGCGCAGCAGACGAGGATGTGAAAAAAGCAGCAATTGCTAAACTTATCAGGGAAGGTGTTGTTTATATAGAAGCAGACAGTTCATCCAATTAA
- a CDS encoding bifunctional helix-turn-helix transcriptional regulator/GNAT family N-acetyltransferase, with protein sequence MEKIFYARTGKMALGSRLRTLSSLFTEEAEKIYTQNHIPLKPKWFPVFYMLSQNGEQTITQIAIAIGHSQPSVSRIVREMTAKGLLTENKKPGDKRQTRIALSPKGRALVPLITDQCTDVTNAVEELTREAVHNLWEAIDEWEFLLEQKSLSRRVLEQQRQRESSYIRIADYTPEYQSAFRSLNEAWISRYFEMEAADKRALTNPRKYILDKGGCILVALYKDAPVGVCALIKMNDPEYDYEMAKMAVAPAAQGKNIGKLLAGAIINRAKKMGASRLYLESNTRLKPAISLYYKLGFKKINNRPSPYKRANIQMALELE encoded by the coding sequence ATGGAAAAAATATTCTATGCGCGTACCGGAAAAATGGCATTGGGCAGCCGGTTGCGGACGTTGTCTTCCCTGTTTACAGAGGAAGCTGAAAAGATTTACACGCAGAATCATATCCCGCTCAAACCAAAATGGTTCCCTGTTTTTTACATGCTTTCACAGAACGGGGAACAGACCATCACCCAAATAGCCATTGCCATCGGTCATTCCCAGCCATCAGTAAGCAGGATCGTACGGGAAATGACCGCAAAAGGGCTCTTAACGGAAAATAAAAAACCGGGCGATAAACGCCAGACCCGTATAGCGCTCTCCCCCAAAGGCAGGGCGCTTGTTCCGCTCATAACGGACCAGTGCACAGACGTTACTAATGCTGTTGAAGAACTGACCCGTGAAGCCGTACACAACTTATGGGAAGCCATTGATGAATGGGAGTTTTTACTGGAACAAAAATCACTATCGCGCAGGGTGCTGGAACAGCAAAGGCAGCGGGAAAGCAGTTACATACGCATTGCAGACTATACCCCGGAGTATCAGTCAGCGTTCCGTTCCTTAAATGAAGCTTGGATCTCCCGTTATTTTGAAATGGAAGCTGCTGATAAACGGGCCCTGACCAACCCCCGCAAATACATTCTTGACAAGGGAGGCTGTATACTGGTAGCCCTGTATAAAGACGCGCCCGTTGGCGTATGCGCGCTCATAAAAATGAACGACCCCGAATATGATTACGAAATGGCAAAGATGGCCGTTGCTCCGGCCGCACAGGGCAAGAATATCGGTAAGCTGCTGGCCGGTGCAATTATTAACAGGGCCAAAAAAATGGGCGCCTCAAGACTTTATCTGGAAAGCAATACGCGCTTAAAACCGGCAATCAGCCTGTATTACAAGCTGGGTTTTAAAAAGATCAACAACCGCCCAAGCCCCTATAAGCGGGCCAATATACAGATGGCACTGGAACTGGAATGA